A genomic region of Brevibacillus sp. JNUCC-41 contains the following coding sequences:
- a CDS encoding hydroxyacid-oxoacid transhydrogenase gives MRNTWDFYSTERIVFGNGAIGQLDSILQRLKAKNILIVTDPGIKNAGIVDRISSLLEQANYETVIYDQVVPEPPVDSAMDCYKFAESQMDIDAVIGLGGGSSIDMAKIVALLVAHGGYPLDYYGGENQVPGPIAPLVAIPTTAGTGSEVTSVAVLTDVENNLKVGVSDNYLRPTVALLDPELTLGLPAYVTACSGIDALSHAIEAYTAKPSAYIQAEGNILFQGSIPISDALAYRAIELIAKNLPLAVQQGSNLEARSNMLMGSLLAGMSFSNAGTAAAHALAYPIGGLVKSPHGEVTGLLLPYVMEYNATVETEKMVRISQAFNVNSEGLSDKEAALAASKAVLNLLGEIGLPTKLAEIGIKEEDIPEIAEKTLQIDRLIRNNPRVPTQHSLEELLRKAL, from the coding sequence ATGAGAAACACATGGGATTTTTATTCTACCGAAAGAATCGTATTTGGAAACGGGGCGATCGGGCAATTGGATTCAATCCTGCAAAGGTTAAAGGCGAAAAACATTTTGATCGTTACTGACCCAGGGATCAAAAACGCTGGTATCGTGGACAGAATTTCATCGTTGTTGGAGCAAGCAAATTACGAAACAGTTATCTATGACCAGGTCGTACCGGAGCCGCCTGTAGATTCGGCAATGGACTGCTATAAGTTTGCAGAATCTCAAATGGATATTGATGCAGTAATTGGCCTTGGCGGAGGAAGCAGCATTGATATGGCCAAGATCGTCGCCCTGTTGGTTGCCCATGGCGGATATCCTCTGGACTATTATGGCGGGGAAAACCAGGTTCCTGGACCAATCGCCCCTCTAGTAGCGATTCCGACGACTGCTGGAACCGGTTCAGAAGTGACATCAGTAGCGGTATTGACCGATGTGGAAAATAACCTGAAAGTTGGTGTCTCGGATAACTACTTAAGACCAACCGTTGCTCTGCTTGATCCAGAATTAACGTTAGGGCTTCCCGCTTATGTTACAGCTTGTTCCGGAATTGATGCTCTGTCACATGCGATAGAGGCATACACAGCCAAACCTTCTGCATATATCCAGGCAGAAGGAAACATTTTATTCCAAGGTTCAATCCCCATTAGCGATGCACTCGCCTATAGAGCTATCGAATTGATTGCAAAAAACCTGCCGCTTGCTGTACAGCAAGGAAGCAATCTCGAGGCCCGTTCCAATATGCTAATGGGCAGCCTCCTTGCAGGAATGTCCTTTTCAAATGCAGGTACGGCTGCAGCCCATGCATTGGCTTACCCAATCGGAGGGCTTGTGAAGTCACCGCATGGAGAGGTGACCGGGCTCTTGCTCCCATATGTCATGGAATATAATGCAACTGTAGAAACAGAAAAAATGGTGAGGATTTCCCAGGCATTCAATGTGAACTCGGAGGGCCTCTCCGATAAGGAAGCCGCTTTGGCTGCTTCAAAAGCTGTGCTTAACCTGCTTGGGGAAATTGGACTGCCTACAAAGCTGGCGGAGATTGGGATCAAAGAAGAGGATATTCCCGAAATTGCTGAGAAGACCCTCCAGATCGATCGCCTGATTCGGAATAACCCAAGAGTGCCAACCCAGCACAGTTTAGAAGAATTACTTAGAAAAGCTTTATAG
- a CDS encoding zinc-dependent alcohol dehydrogenase yields the protein MKAVTYQGNKNVQVKEVKDPNIKNSDDIIVKITTSAICGSDLHLIHQLIPNMPTDYVIGHEPMGVVEEVGPGVTKVKKGDRVIIPFNVSCGSCWYCDHDLTSQCDNSNPHGEMGGFFGYSETTGGYAGGQAEYMRVPYGNFTPFKIPENCEVEDEKLVLLADAASTAFWSVDHAGVKPGDTVIVLGCGPVGLLTQKFAWFKGAKRVIAVDHLDYRLEHAKRTNKVETVNFAQYENTGEYLKEITKGGADIVIDCSGMSGKMTPMEYLASGLKLHGGAMGGIVIASQAVRKAGTIQITGVYGGRYNGFPLGDIFQRNVDIKTGQAPVIPYMPYLYKLISEGKVDPGDVVTHVLPIDQAKHGYEVFDTRTDGCIKVVLKP from the coding sequence ATGAAAGCCGTAACTTACCAGGGCAATAAAAATGTACAGGTTAAAGAAGTTAAAGACCCTAACATCAAAAATTCGGATGATATTATCGTAAAAATCACTACTTCAGCGATTTGCGGCTCCGATTTGCACTTAATTCATCAATTAATTCCCAATATGCCTACAGATTATGTGATTGGTCATGAGCCGATGGGGGTTGTTGAGGAAGTTGGACCAGGGGTAACTAAGGTAAAGAAGGGAGACCGGGTCATTATCCCCTTTAACGTTAGCTGCGGGAGCTGCTGGTATTGTGACCACGACCTTACAAGTCAGTGCGATAATTCAAATCCTCATGGGGAAATGGGTGGTTTTTTTGGATACTCAGAAACAACTGGCGGGTATGCAGGCGGGCAAGCTGAATATATGCGTGTTCCTTATGGAAACTTTACCCCGTTCAAAATCCCAGAAAACTGCGAGGTAGAAGATGAAAAATTGGTGTTGCTCGCTGATGCAGCATCCACAGCATTCTGGAGTGTAGATCACGCAGGTGTTAAACCTGGCGATACGGTTATCGTTTTAGGCTGTGGTCCAGTAGGTCTACTTACTCAAAAATTCGCTTGGTTTAAAGGGGCGAAAAGGGTGATTGCTGTCGACCATCTCGATTATCGTTTAGAGCATGCAAAAAGGACGAATAAAGTCGAAACCGTAAATTTTGCACAATATGAAAACACTGGCGAATACCTTAAAGAAATCACTAAAGGTGGTGCAGATATCGTTATTGACTGTTCCGGGATGAGCGGCAAAATGACTCCGATGGAATATCTTGCATCGGGTCTTAAATTACATGGGGGAGCCATGGGAGGGATTGTAATTGCGTCCCAAGCCGTGCGTAAGGCAGGAACCATACAAATAACAGGCGTTTATGGCGGCCGTTATAATGGATTCCCCCTAGGAGATATTTTCCAAAGAAACGTGGATATTAAAACCGGACAGGCTCCTGTTATTCCTTATATGCCCTACCTTTATAAACTAATATCAGAAGGAAAAGTAGATCCTGGCGATGTTGTAACCCATGTACTTCCAATTGACCAAGCAAAGCATGGGTATGAAGTATTTGATACAAGGACAGATGGATGTATTAAAGTGGTCCTTAAGCCATAA
- a CDS encoding iron-containing alcohol dehydrogenase — MKMSLMPFTYSMPTRVECGNGISGKTGELIKDLGVSSVLIVTDKGVRGAGILQGIEKSLASANLYFEIYDEVEPNPSAQTIQQGTVYLKQQKMEAVLAVGGGSSIDTAKGIAAMATNPGHILDYEGVGKISNPPLPIIAIPTTAGTGSEATNSTVVTNKETSFKLGVLSSLLFPKLAILDPALTLNLPQEITAATGMDALTHAIESYTSKSANPVSKAFAMQAIKMIGENLTRSYFVGTDMESRENMLVASLLAGAAFSQSRLGNVHAISHTFGGVFNIPHGIANAALLPFVMRFNLPACEDQYREIAIALGKDVSGLSNAQAAEKAIETIIEMNRSMNIPLNIKELGVSLDVLPKLVEDSMRSGNVVVNPRLTKASDIQLIIEKAYEGDFEGFNNGNRSASSAKSSETAIVNV; from the coding sequence ATGAAAATGTCTCTTATGCCTTTTACATATAGTATGCCGACACGGGTGGAATGCGGTAACGGAATATCTGGAAAAACAGGGGAACTAATTAAGGATTTAGGTGTATCGAGTGTGCTGATCGTAACAGATAAAGGGGTTAGAGGAGCCGGTATCTTACAAGGCATTGAAAAATCCCTTGCCTCGGCAAATCTTTATTTTGAGATTTACGATGAGGTGGAGCCTAATCCATCAGCTCAAACAATCCAACAGGGTACAGTGTATCTTAAGCAGCAAAAGATGGAGGCGGTTCTAGCTGTAGGCGGAGGAAGCAGCATTGACACTGCCAAGGGCATCGCGGCAATGGCTACTAATCCCGGCCATATCCTGGATTATGAAGGGGTTGGAAAGATTTCCAATCCCCCGCTCCCGATCATAGCAATCCCGACGACGGCTGGAACTGGCAGTGAAGCTACTAATTCGACAGTGGTAACGAATAAGGAAACCTCTTTTAAATTAGGTGTACTTAGTTCACTTCTGTTTCCAAAGCTAGCTATATTGGATCCTGCCCTTACATTGAATTTGCCTCAAGAGATTACTGCAGCTACTGGTATGGATGCTCTTACTCATGCAATTGAATCTTACACCTCCAAATCTGCCAACCCTGTCAGCAAGGCTTTCGCGATGCAGGCCATTAAGATGATCGGTGAAAATTTAACACGATCGTACTTTGTGGGAACGGATATGGAAAGCAGGGAAAACATGCTTGTAGCATCCTTGTTAGCTGGTGCAGCCTTTTCACAATCCCGACTGGGTAATGTACACGCCATTTCTCATACATTTGGAGGAGTCTTTAATATCCCGCATGGCATCGCAAATGCAGCACTATTGCCATTCGTCATGAGATTCAATCTGCCGGCATGTGAAGATCAGTATAGAGAAATTGCAATAGCTTTAGGAAAGGATGTAAGCGGTTTATCCAATGCGCAAGCAGCCGAAAAAGCAATCGAAACCATCATCGAAATGAATCGGAGCATGAATATTCCTCTAAATATTAAAGAGCTTGGAGTCTCATTGGACGTTTTACCGAAATTAGTGGAAGATTCCATGCGAAGCGGTAACGTGGTCGTTAATCCAAGGCTGACGAAGGCATCGGATATCCAACTGATTATAGAGAAGGCTTATGAGGGGGATTTTGAAGGTTTTAATAATGGTAATCGAAGTGCAAGCAGTGCCAAAAGTTCAGAAACGGCCATCGTGAATGTATAA
- a CDS encoding GntR family transcriptional regulator, with product MIKEKERGETTEYVYNLLKEKIFEWDLSPGQKINISHLTREINISAIPLREALSRLNSENLVVLEPNKGYRVSDILDAENMAKMLEARILLETHAVRNMIRLNNVSVTEEMAALTDEMFSTNTGASNKKILDFTHLDQQFHHAIMKAGGNSFLYEAYKGMHCHLHIGRFYHVKGEIDQKDAPSEHMEIIEAIRTRDVYRAEIAISSHIQDSIDRLLERTKR from the coding sequence ATGATAAAGGAAAAAGAACGCGGAGAGACAACGGAATATGTATACAATTTATTAAAGGAAAAGATTTTTGAATGGGATTTATCGCCGGGCCAAAAAATCAATATCAGCCATTTAACCCGGGAAATCAACATTAGCGCCATACCTCTCAGAGAAGCATTGTCTCGTCTTAATTCCGAGAACTTGGTCGTTTTGGAACCGAATAAGGGGTATCGTGTCAGTGACATATTAGATGCGGAAAATATGGCGAAAATGTTAGAGGCCCGGATTTTATTGGAGACACATGCGGTCCGGAACATGATTCGCTTAAATAATGTAAGCGTGACGGAAGAAATGGCCGCGCTTACAGATGAGATGTTTTCCACAAACACAGGTGCTTCCAACAAAAAAATACTTGATTTCACTCATTTAGATCAACAATTTCACCATGCCATCATGAAAGCTGGAGGAAACTCGTTTTTATACGAAGCGTATAAAGGCATGCACTGCCATCTTCATATAGGGCGGTTTTATCATGTCAAAGGTGAGATCGACCAAAAAGACGCACCCTCGGAACATATGGAAATCATTGAGGCTATCCGGACAAGGGACGTATATAGGGCCGAGATTGCAATCTCCAGTCATATACAGGATTCCATAGATCGTTTATTGGAGAGGACAAAGAGATAA
- a CDS encoding NAD-dependent succinate-semialdehyde dehydrogenase — MLKTSGLINLSELKMYVNGEWTAAHTGETLPVTNPSTGKVVARIPNGGRQETHAAIASAEEAFKSWSKLTAQERSKYLKKLHDLMHEYKDELAEIMSMEMGKPLTEARGEVDFAASYLEWFAEEGRRIYGETIPASAQNKRLSVIRQPIGVVASITPWNFPLAMMTRKVGPAMAAGCTVIVKPAKQSPISALAFGKLVEMAGVPAGVVSIVTGSAGPISDEIFENPVVRKISFTGSTEVGKLLVTKSAPQLKRLSLELGGHAPFIVFEDADLEAAAAGAVASKFRNTGQTCVCANRIYVHRSVIDEFSVLFVEKVQALKVGNSIDPTVEVGPLVSSDGLEKVEEHVQDALAKGASLLCGGQRVEGELADGLFYEPTVLDGVNKDMLITHQETFGPVAPIIPFDTEAEVIELANNTEYGLAAYFYTQNISRGVRVSEALEFGIIGYNDAIPTVAQAPFGGMKESGMGREGGHQGLDEYLEEKYISMGF, encoded by the coding sequence ATGCTGAAAACTAGTGGATTAATCAATTTATCTGAACTGAAAATGTATGTGAACGGTGAATGGACTGCAGCACATACTGGAGAAACCTTACCAGTAACAAATCCATCAACAGGGAAAGTGGTGGCAAGGATTCCAAATGGAGGACGCCAAGAAACGCATGCGGCCATTGCATCTGCTGAGGAAGCGTTTAAATCCTGGTCAAAACTGACGGCACAGGAACGCAGTAAATATCTAAAGAAATTGCATGACCTTATGCATGAATATAAAGATGAATTAGCAGAAATCATGAGTATGGAAATGGGCAAGCCCTTAACGGAAGCCCGGGGCGAAGTGGATTTTGCTGCAAGCTACCTGGAATGGTTTGCTGAAGAAGGCCGCCGGATTTATGGGGAAACGATCCCTGCTTCTGCACAAAATAAAAGGCTATCGGTGATTCGCCAGCCGATTGGAGTGGTCGCTTCCATTACCCCTTGGAATTTCCCGTTGGCCATGATGACGCGGAAAGTAGGACCTGCCATGGCCGCTGGTTGTACAGTCATTGTCAAGCCTGCAAAACAATCTCCTATTAGTGCGTTAGCATTTGGGAAATTAGTTGAAATGGCGGGAGTGCCTGCTGGAGTGGTCAGTATCGTAACAGGGAGTGCCGGACCTATCTCGGATGAAATTTTTGAAAATCCGGTAGTAAGGAAAATTTCTTTTACCGGATCTACTGAAGTAGGCAAATTGCTGGTTACCAAGTCAGCCCCGCAGCTCAAGAGACTTTCCCTTGAGCTTGGAGGACACGCACCGTTCATCGTTTTTGAGGATGCTGATTTGGAAGCCGCAGCAGCTGGTGCCGTTGCAAGCAAATTCAGGAACACCGGACAAACGTGCGTATGCGCCAATCGCATTTACGTCCACCGTTCTGTCATCGATGAATTCTCTGTACTTTTTGTTGAAAAGGTACAAGCTCTAAAAGTCGGAAATAGCATCGATCCAACTGTTGAAGTCGGACCTCTTGTAAGCAGTGATGGCCTGGAAAAGGTAGAGGAACATGTACAAGATGCCTTGGCAAAAGGTGCCAGCCTTCTTTGTGGCGGACAAAGAGTTGAAGGGGAATTGGCTGATGGATTATTCTATGAACCGACCGTTCTGGATGGAGTGAACAAGGATATGCTCATCACACACCAGGAAACATTTGGACCGGTCGCACCAATCATCCCGTTTGATACAGAAGCAGAGGTGATCGAGCTTGCCAACAATACAGAGTACGGGCTGGCCGCTTATTTTTACACACAGAATATAAGCAGGGGAGTCAGGGTATCCGAAGCTCTGGAATTCGGCATCATCGGCTACAACGACGCCATTCCCACCGTTGCACAAGCCCCATTTGGCGGCATGAAAGAAAGCGGCATGGGGAGGGAAGGCGGCCATCAAGGCCTAGATGAATATTTAGAAGAAAAATATATATCGATGGGTTTTTAA
- a CDS encoding spore germination protein: MNSIIVEINEVFKDAEDFFIEPFSLAGEAVLLLGLHSIVNLIKTKEILKKDMDTSEVIHSIKVKRTFFNRKGIEINSEEAIKSILQGKLIIYSKEKNIMLLFEPIPIELNRSIEPPANENVLQGPLDSFIEDMSTNIGIVRKKVSSAQLSVKTYTLGSDQKKKLSIVYLDDRADKGVIKKIISHIEMNQHTNILYLQHLYRFMGMRKWEVIPQFNNTEMPLEAVDGLNKGRVILFVDGFPFALILPHLLWDMFAQANDRNFAYPIMSAIRFLRVLGALVTLIFPALYVALVAVNPEILKIELALSIAQSREGIPYPPFVEITIMLLILELIIEASIRLPLSIGPTVTMVGGIVIGQAVVDAKLVSNLLIIIVAATSIANSSVVGFQNALILRLLKYVVVIFASIYGVLGILSGLVLISAYFASREIFGIPYTSLTKGRGGIG; encoded by the coding sequence ATGAACTCAATAATAGTAGAAATAAATGAGGTTTTTAAAGATGCAGAAGACTTTTTCATAGAACCGTTTAGTTTGGCTGGTGAAGCAGTCCTTTTACTTGGTTTACATTCAATAGTCAACCTTATAAAAACAAAAGAAATATTAAAAAAAGATATGGATACCAGTGAAGTGATTCATTCAATAAAAGTAAAAAGAACTTTTTTCAACAGAAAAGGTATTGAAATAAATAGTGAAGAAGCAATAAAGTCTATTCTTCAGGGTAAACTCATTATTTACTCAAAAGAAAAAAATATAATGTTGCTATTTGAACCAATTCCCATAGAATTAAATCGGTCAATTGAACCGCCAGCTAATGAAAACGTATTGCAAGGTCCTTTAGATTCTTTTATTGAAGATATGTCAACAAATATAGGAATAGTGAGAAAAAAAGTTTCCTCTGCTCAGCTCTCAGTTAAAACCTATACGTTAGGAAGTGATCAAAAAAAGAAATTATCAATAGTTTATTTGGACGACCGAGCAGATAAAGGTGTGATTAAAAAGATCATTTCACATATTGAAATGAATCAACACACAAATATTCTCTATCTTCAGCATCTTTATCGTTTTATGGGTATGCGAAAATGGGAGGTTATCCCTCAGTTTAATAACACAGAAATGCCATTGGAAGCAGTAGATGGTTTAAACAAAGGAAGGGTCATTCTATTCGTTGACGGTTTTCCCTTTGCGCTTATCTTGCCACATTTATTATGGGATATGTTCGCCCAGGCGAATGACCGTAACTTTGCTTACCCAATAATGAGCGCCATCCGATTTTTACGTGTTCTTGGCGCTTTGGTTACCCTTATATTTCCAGCTCTCTATGTGGCCCTTGTTGCTGTAAATCCTGAGATATTAAAAATTGAACTGGCTCTATCGATTGCTCAGAGCAGGGAGGGAATACCCTATCCCCCTTTTGTTGAAATTACAATTATGCTCCTTATTTTAGAGTTAATTATTGAAGCGAGTATAAGGCTTCCGCTCAGTATCGGTCCAACGGTAACAATGGTAGGGGGAATTGTCATCGGACAAGCAGTAGTAGACGCAAAGCTGGTTAGCAACCTGTTAATTATCATTGTAGCAGCAACCTCGATAGCGAATTCAAGCGTTGTAGGGTTTCAAAATGCGTTAATCCTGCGCTTACTTAAATATGTAGTTGTTATTTTTGCTTCAATCTATGGCGTGTTGGGAATATTATCCGGTCTGGTATTAATAAGCGCTTACTTTGCAAGTCGAGAGATATTTGGAATTCCATACACTAGTTTAACTAAGGGGAGGGGGGGAATTGGATAA
- a CDS encoding MFS transporter: MKKTNGRWLVVVLLFVATTINYMDRAILGIAGPSMMKELSLSAVEFGILGSAFFWSYALMQIPVGVIVDKLGARLTYSIAIVWWSLCTVFTGMGRSLGGLIGIRVLMGIGEAPAFPTNTRVISDWLPSHERGIANGIFNSGTAIGIGITTPILAWIIQTWGWQASFVVIGSIGFVWLAFWLFFFKNHPEQSKIANEAEVAYIKGEQTQTEEATTLNISPFKFFKFRSVYPMLYGLFAHNYLTYLMMTWLPTYLVVERQMTLLKAGFFTMLPWIMSFLGNILGGVLSDFLIKKGWNSIKARKTVLTIGMLFPLAIIPTIYTDSAIMALTYISIAIGGEGLAAGILWATVSDVAPKGAEGKLAGLQNFVGNLAGWIAPVATGILVAKFNNFNIALIIPVVICLIAAVGYTFVLKNERISINTDIDGGTKVSGL; the protein is encoded by the coding sequence ATGAAAAAGACCAATGGAAGATGGCTTGTAGTGGTACTCCTTTTCGTCGCAACAACAATCAATTATATGGATAGGGCAATTCTTGGCATTGCAGGACCCTCGATGATGAAGGAACTTTCGCTTTCGGCAGTCGAATTCGGGATATTGGGGTCAGCGTTCTTTTGGTCGTATGCCTTAATGCAGATCCCGGTCGGGGTAATCGTTGATAAATTGGGGGCACGCTTAACGTATTCGATTGCCATCGTATGGTGGTCGCTCTGTACGGTGTTTACTGGAATGGGACGATCACTTGGCGGACTGATCGGTATCCGCGTTTTAATGGGAATCGGAGAGGCGCCAGCGTTTCCGACCAATACGCGCGTTATTTCAGACTGGCTGCCGTCACACGAACGGGGCATTGCAAACGGGATTTTTAATTCTGGTACAGCTATCGGGATTGGGATAACGACACCCATTTTAGCATGGATCATCCAGACTTGGGGATGGCAAGCATCCTTTGTGGTAATTGGATCCATCGGTTTTGTATGGCTGGCATTCTGGTTATTCTTTTTCAAAAACCATCCAGAGCAAAGTAAGATTGCAAACGAGGCCGAAGTAGCCTATATCAAAGGGGAGCAAACTCAAACCGAAGAAGCGACGACATTAAACATCTCGCCATTTAAATTCTTCAAATTCAGAAGTGTTTACCCTATGTTATATGGCTTGTTTGCCCATAACTATCTTACTTATTTAATGATGACCTGGCTTCCCACTTACCTTGTAGTCGAAAGGCAAATGACTCTTTTAAAAGCCGGATTTTTCACGATGCTGCCTTGGATCATGTCCTTTCTGGGAAATATTCTAGGAGGGGTGTTGTCGGATTTCTTGATTAAAAAAGGCTGGAATTCCATCAAAGCAAGAAAAACTGTTTTAACCATAGGCATGCTTTTTCCATTAGCCATAATACCGACGATCTATACAGACAGCGCCATAATGGCACTTACGTATATCTCAATAGCAATCGGCGGTGAAGGATTGGCTGCGGGCATTCTCTGGGCCACTGTTTCGGATGTTGCTCCAAAGGGTGCGGAAGGAAAGCTTGCCGGGCTGCAAAACTTCGTGGGGAACCTCGCTGGCTGGATTGCTCCAGTCGCAACAGGGATCTTAGTAGCGAAGTTCAATAATTTCAATATAGCCCTGATTATACCTGTAGTCATTTGCCTAATTGCTGCTGTGGGGTATACCTTCGTTCTTAAAAATGAAAGGATTTCCATTAACACGGACATTGACGGGGGAACTAAAGTTTCAGGGCTCTAA
- a CDS encoding aldehyde dehydrogenase family protein — MSISLSRKNAFYGHFINGQWISDQHTIAVMNKYNKEEIAQIGRASREIVSEAVTNALETFNTRKLDSDQRYEILMRAAEIAKERKEELAMILVKEVGKVLKDARGEIDRGIQTMIASAEEAKRIAGTGVPLGQSGNDNKMAFTIRVPVGVIGAITPFNFPFNLTIHKVAPALAAGNAIVLKPAEMTPLIACKIAEIFSEAGLPAGFLNVVNGFGQETGQYLLEDERIAMFTFTGSPGVGRHIKSSTGIRKVTLELGNNSPNIIHKDVPDLDRAVELCVTRGYVNAGQACISVQRIYVHRDICDVFVEKAVKVAQGLKVGNPADPSMDIGPMISEKEARRAEEWIQEAERLGAKVVYGGKRRESILEPTILIDVKPEMKVVCQEVFAPVISIIPFDSIEEAFCQANDTKFGLQVGLFTSDITLAMRATQELHFGGVIINDVSTYRADIMPYGGVKDSGIGKEGPHYAVQEMTDEKLVVINL; from the coding sequence ATGAGCATATCGCTTAGTAGAAAAAATGCATTTTATGGCCATTTCATAAATGGGCAATGGATATCCGATCAACATACAATCGCTGTTATGAACAAATATAACAAAGAAGAAATTGCCCAGATTGGCAGGGCATCCCGCGAAATTGTTTCTGAAGCGGTGACCAATGCCTTGGAAACCTTTAATACGAGAAAGCTAGATTCCGATCAACGCTACGAGATTTTAATGCGTGCAGCGGAAATCGCGAAAGAAAGAAAAGAAGAGCTGGCGATGATTCTGGTTAAGGAAGTCGGTAAAGTATTGAAGGACGCCAGAGGGGAAATCGATAGAGGGATTCAAACGATGATTGCATCAGCGGAAGAAGCAAAACGGATTGCCGGTACGGGCGTTCCTTTGGGGCAATCTGGAAACGACAATAAGATGGCTTTCACCATCCGGGTTCCTGTTGGAGTTATCGGTGCGATCACCCCGTTTAACTTCCCGTTCAATCTCACCATCCACAAGGTGGCTCCTGCGTTGGCAGCGGGAAATGCAATCGTGTTGAAGCCAGCTGAAATGACGCCGCTCATTGCATGCAAGATAGCAGAAATCTTTTCCGAAGCTGGATTGCCCGCAGGTTTCCTCAATGTGGTCAACGGGTTTGGGCAGGAAACAGGTCAATACCTTTTGGAGGATGAACGAATTGCGATGTTCACTTTTACAGGGAGTCCCGGCGTAGGCCGGCACATTAAGAGCAGTACGGGAATTCGTAAGGTTACCTTGGAATTAGGGAATAACTCCCCAAATATCATTCACAAGGATGTCCCTGATTTAGACAGAGCAGTTGAACTCTGTGTCACGCGGGGGTATGTGAATGCAGGGCAAGCCTGCATCTCTGTGCAGCGCATCTACGTTCATAGAGATATCTGCGATGTGTTTGTGGAGAAGGCAGTCAAGGTGGCACAGGGCTTGAAGGTCGGAAATCCTGCAGATCCTTCCATGGACATTGGTCCCATGATCTCCGAGAAGGAAGCAAGGCGTGCGGAAGAATGGATTCAGGAAGCTGAGCGTCTAGGGGCCAAAGTGGTATATGGAGGAAAAAGGAGGGAATCGATCCTGGAACCTACTATATTAATAGATGTGAAACCGGAAATGAAGGTAGTCTGCCAGGAAGTGTTCGCACCGGTGATCAGCATCATTCCTTTCGATAGCATCGAGGAGGCTTTCTGTCAGGCTAATGATACGAAGTTCGGCTTACAAGTTGGTTTATTTACATCCGATATCACTTTAGCCATGCGGGCAACACAGGAACTTCATTTTGGCGGTGTGATCATCAATGATGTTTCTACATACCGTGCTGACATCATGCCGTATGGCGGCGTGAAGGACAGCGGAATTGGCAAAGAAGGACCGCATTATGCCGTGCAAGAGATGACAGACGAAAAACTTGTCGTCATCAATCTTTAG
- a CDS encoding GerAB/ArcD/ProY family transporter → MDKSLQVICMGLMSHFGLIFFIYPERIIASTQKGHWEPILIQCVIFILFLWLYLKGLSYFPKQDIIGILKTLGKAFSFTLLFPVLLYLIITTIELVSAYAEVTNIIFLANTPTWAIITLMILISTYIAVKGIETILRTALLIFCIFFPLILLTLLICFQDVDWHNAFPIMDTGFNFFREPPFYTSFFSFAIVFSFLGFIPKKISYNSKKIMFAVFFLIPFFFLSVYLPLLTFGNETASTLLFPFITTLDKVQLQWLIFDRATLFFALSLVTFIMLLTSLLLWQSSIIMSQYIPGLKQKYHIVVLSVSIFIICLCIPSWQETEKLLWWNTAFRFYILIVLPLIIFLIGVRRKRLS, encoded by the coding sequence TTGGATAAAAGCCTTCAGGTTATATGCATGGGGTTAATGTCTCATTTTGGTCTTATTTTTTTCATTTATCCGGAAAGAATTATTGCCAGCACACAAAAAGGTCACTGGGAACCGATTTTAATTCAATGTGTCATATTTATTCTATTTTTATGGCTTTACCTAAAGGGTCTATCTTATTTTCCAAAACAGGATATTATCGGTATTTTAAAGACCTTAGGTAAAGCTTTTTCTTTCACATTACTTTTTCCTGTTCTTCTTTACTTAATTATAACTACTATTGAACTTGTTAGCGCCTATGCAGAAGTGACCAACATTATCTTTTTAGCGAATACTCCTACATGGGCAATTATTACATTAATGATTCTTATATCAACTTATATCGCCGTAAAAGGAATTGAAACCATCTTACGTACAGCCTTATTAATATTCTGTATCTTTTTCCCGTTAATCTTACTTACGCTTTTGATTTGCTTTCAAGACGTTGATTGGCATAATGCATTTCCGATTATGGATACCGGCTTTAATTTTTTTCGAGAACCTCCCTTTTATACAAGTTTTTTTTCTTTCGCCATTGTTTTTTCATTTTTAGGTTTTATTCCAAAAAAAATATCGTATAACTCTAAAAAAATCATGTTTGCAGTCTTTTTTCTTATCCCATTTTTTTTCTTATCCGTTTATTTACCTCTTTTAACCTTTGGAAATGAAACGGCTAGTACGCTGCTTTTTCCCTTTATAACCACATTGGATAAAGTTCAGCTTCAATGGCTTATATTTGACAGGGCAACCTTGTTTTTTGCGTTAAGCCTAGTTACCTTTATCATGTTGCTTACTTCCTTACTCTTATGGCAGTCCTCTATAATAATGAGTCAATATATCCCGGGATTAAAGCAAAAATATCATATTGTAGTCCTATCTGTTAGCATTTTTATCATTTGCTTATGTATTCCTAGTTGGCAAGAGACTGAGAAGTTGCTATGGTGGAATACTGCTTTCCGATTTTATATTTTAATCGTACTCCCTTTAATAATATTCCTAATCGGTGTAAGGAGAAAAAGACTATCATGA